The Cervus elaphus chromosome 12, mCerEla1.1, whole genome shotgun sequence genome includes a region encoding these proteins:
- the DAD1 gene encoding dolichyl-diphosphooligosaccharide--protein glycosyltransferase subunit DAD1 — protein sequence MSASVLSVISRFLEEYLSSTPQRLKLLDAYLLYILLTGALQFGYCLLVGTFPFNSFLSGFISCVGSFILAVCLRIQINPQNKADFQGISPERAFADFLFASTILHLVVMNFVG from the exons ATGTCGGCGTCTGTGTTGTCGGTCATCTCGCGGTTTTTAGAAGAGTACTTGAGCTCCACTCCTCAGCGTTTGAAGTTGTTGGACGCATACCTCCTGTATATACTGCTGACCGGAGCGCTGCAGTTCGGTTATTGTCTCCTCGTGGGGACCTTCCCCTTCAACTCCTTCCTCTCGGGCTTCATCTCTTGTGTGGGGAGCTTCATCCTAGCGG TTTGTCTGAGAATACAGATCAACCCACAAAACAAGGCGGATTTCCAAGGCATCTCCCCAGAGCGAGCCTTTGCTGATTTTCTCTTTGCCAGCACCATCCTTCACCTTGTTGTCATGAACTTCGTTGGCTGA